From the Misgurnus anguillicaudatus chromosome 17, ASM2758022v2, whole genome shotgun sequence genome, one window contains:
- the olig1 gene encoding oligodendrocyte transcription factor 1: MQAVPGFRCREQGEHSLQQLMPRMVRVTGAGGPGSNVADLQGPLRATKPPRELSVEEQQELRRKINSRERKRMQDLNVAMDALREVMVPYSPTGVGGALQHPYLPPGAPTTGRRLSKISTLVLARNYILLLGSSLQEMRRLLGEVSMGVGGTVPRLLLAGGWPFLTGPGHFLLSPPEQQLGAAKGPFLAQNSSPAQEESSVWGSNSISESPVCQCGVCRTPRVLHINPAARFSK; encoded by the coding sequence ATGCAGGCTGTACCTGGGTTTAGGTGTAGAGAGCAGGGTGAGCACTCTTTACAGCAACTTATGCCAAGAATGGTACGGGTAACAGGGGCTGGAGGACCAGGCTCCAATGTTGCAGATCTCCAGGGGCCACTCAGAGCTACAAAACCCCCACGTGAACTGAGTGTGGAGGAGCAACAGGAGCTGAGGAGAAAGATCAACAGCCGAGAGAGGAAGAGAATGCAGGACCTTAACGTGGCCATGGATGCTTTACGAGAAGTGATGGTTCCTTATTCTCCCACCGGTGTAGGGGGGGCACTGCAACACCCTTACCTCCCTCCTGGAGCACCTACGACTGGACGTCGCCTGTCCAAGATCTCCACGCTGGTGCTGGCCCGTAACTACATCCTGCTCCTAGGCTCCTCCTTGCAGGAGATGAGGCGTCTGCTGGGCGAGGTCAGCATGGGCGTCGGCGGGACTGTACCACGTCTACTGCTGGCAGGGGGGTGGCCGTTTCTCACCGGGCCAGGACACTTTTTGCTCTCCCCTCCTGAGCAGCAGCTGGGTGCAGCAAAGGGGCCTTTTCTGGCTCAGAACTCCTCGCCAGCCCAGGAAGAGTCCTCGGTGTGGGGGTCAAACAGCATATCGGAGAGCCCGGTGTGCCAGTGTGGGGTGTGCAGGACCCCAAGAGTGTTGCATATTAATCCTGCAGCACGTTTCTCAAAGTGA
- the olig2 gene encoding oligodendrocyte transcription factor 2 — MSTLNTMDSDSSRVSSRPSSPEGDDLFLSAVKKSVGFSGAVSSTQSDSPPELRGAELRSLSSADEDAMGLKMFSKKDRKLLSENELQNMRLKINSRERKRMHDLNIAMDGLREVMPYAHGPSVRKLSKIATLLLARNYILMLSNSLEEMKRLVSEIYGGGSGAHHAGFHPSSCGTLAHAAAAPLPGHPGAVPHTSHPVHHPLLPPAVSTAASLSATGLSAVRPHHGLLKAPSAGAGPLGTSFQHWGAGIPCPCSMCQVPPHVSGMSTVSMPRLTSDSK, encoded by the coding sequence ATGAGCACACTGAACACCATGGACTCCGACTCAAGCCGAGTGTCTAGTAGACCTTCATCTCCTGAAGGCGATGACCTTTTCCTGTCCGCAGTGAAGAAGTCCGTGGGTTTCTCCGGTGCCGTTTCCTCCACCCAGAGCGACTCTCCTCCGGAGTTACGAGGCGCAGAACTGCGGAGCCTTTCCAGCGCAGACGAGGATGCAATGGGTCTGAAGATGTTCTCGAAAAAGGACCGCAAACTTCTTTCCGAAAACGAACTTCAGAACATGCGCCTCAAGATTAACAGCCGCGAAAGAAAGCGCATGCACGACCTCAACATTGCCATGGACGGGTTACGGGAGGTCATGCCCTATGCACATGGTCCATCCGTGCGTAAACTCTCCAAAATAGCCACCCTGTTGCTCGCGCGCAACTACATCCTCATGCTGAGCAACTCATTGGAGGAGATGAAACGACTCGTGAGTGAGATCTATGGCGGCGGGAGCGGGGCCCATCACGCCGGTTTCCACCCGTCCAGTTGTGGCACCCTTGCGCACGCAGCAGCAGCTCCGTTACCGGGCCACCCTGGTGCTGTCCCGCATACTTCTCACCCGGTGCATCATCCTCTGCTTCCTCCAGCAGTCTCCACCGCCGCGTCTCTTTCCGCAACTGGTCTTTCAGCCGTTAGGCCGCATCACGGACTTCTCAAGGCACCGTCAGCAGGTGCTGGACCACTTGGCACAAGTTTTCAGCACTGGGGTGCGGGGATCCCGTGCCCCTGCAGCATGTGCCAGGTGCCTCCTCATGTTTCCGGTATGAGCACCGTCAGCATGCCACGACTAACCAGTGACTCAAAATGA